The sequence CAGACCGAAGACCAGTGCCACGACCATGTAGCTGAGCACGGTGGCGAGCGTCGTCTGGTCGTACGGCTGGACCGCGACCCCGGGCAGCACGAGAGCGGTCAGTGCCAGCGCCAGTGCGCTGGTGACCAGGCCGATCAGGAAGTTGCGCATACCGCCAGATTGCCAAACCCGGCCAAGGGTCCGCCGAGCGGGTCGGTCGAAGCATCACGCAGATGCTCCGACCGGCCGTTCGGGCTCACCCCGGTCAGTCCCGTCGTCGTAGCAGTGCCAGACCGCCCAGCAGACTGATCACGGTGACGGCCAGCACTCCAATACCGAGGGTCGATCCGGTACCTGCCAGTGGACCGGTGTCACCATCACCACCACCTTCGCCGGGCGGTGTGGTTTCGGTCGCCGAGGGCGACCAGGTCGGTTCGCTCGAGGTGCTCGGCGGCCCCGATTCGGTCGGGACCTCGGTCGGGCTCGGTGAGGTCGACCCGGTCGGGGTCTGCGTCGGCGTTCCCGTCGGGGACTGGGTCGGCGTTCCCGTCGGGGACTGGGTCGGCGTTTCCGTCGGAGACTGCGTCGGCGTTCCCGTCGGAGACTGCGTCGGCGTTCCCGTCGGAGACTGCGTCGGCGTTCCCGTCGGAGACTGCGTCGGCGTTCCCGTCGGAGACTGCGTCGGCGTTCCCGTCGGAGACTGCGTCGGCGTTCCCGTCGGAGACTGCGTCGGCGTTCCCGTCGGAGACTGCGTCGGCGTTCCCGTCGGAGACTGGGTCGGCGTTCCCGTCGGAGACTGGGTCGGCGTTCCCGTCGGAGACTGGGTCGGCGTTCCCGTCGGAGACTGGGTCGGCGTTCCCGTCGGGGACTGGGTCGGCGTTTCCGTCGGGGACTGGGTCGGCGTTCCCGTCGGAGACGTGGTCGGAGACTCCGTCGGCGTCGGCGTACCCGTCGGCGTCGGGGTCGGTGACGGAGCGGCTGACAACGGGTTCTCGACCCTCACCTCGACCGGCACCCAATCCGCGGCACTCGGCAGGTCGAACTCGACCGTCCGGTTCTGCTGTTCGGCACCGGTCCCGCCATCCACGGTGAACACCGGAGCACCCCACTGCCCGCCCGGCACCTCGTTCGGCGCGATCTCGGTCACCGTGCAGCTACTCCCCGGAGTCAGATCCACCGACGGAGTCGAGCCGCCATCGACCAGGGTGACATTGCCGTTGGTGACACCACCGTCGGGCACCGCACAGCTGTACTGGACCGTGAACTCGCTACCCCCGGGCAGCAACTCGGTCGCGCCGGTGACCTGCTTGGAGAAGCTGATCGGGAACCGGATCCGGTCCACCGGGTTGGTCACGGTCAGTGTCACGACCGCATCATCGACCACCGTCACCGGACCGTCGGCGGTCCACTGACCCCACCCGAAGCTGGGGTTGTCGTCGACCGGCGGTTGGGCCGGGGTGTCCTCCCCGGTGATCTCGCACTCGGCACCGGCCGGCAGGCCGTCGACCGTGGTGCTGCCCGTACCGGAAACCGTCCAGGTTCCGGTCTGCGGCTCATTGCCCGCCAGCTCGCACCGGTAGGTGCCGCTGAAGGTGCTGTCCGCGGGCAGATCGGCCGGGTCCGCGCCGGTGATCGCCTTCGTGATCTGCAGCTCACCGGTCAGGCGCTGCACCTCGTTGGTGACCTCGACACTCGCCACGGCGTCCCGGGAGGTGACGACCTCGGCCGGCTCGGTCCCGATCGGGCCCTCACTCGGAGCGAGCACCCGGTACTGCGGGGCCAGCCACGACCAGGAGCCGTCGACCAGCAGTTCCTCAGCCGGGGCCGATTCACTGACGGTGCAGTCGGCACCTGCCGGGACCTCGATGCCTTCGACGCTGCCGTCGGCGGCGAAGGCAGTCGCCTCACCACCGTCGGCGGCCAGGTCGACCTCGCCGCGGTAGGTCTCCTCACCGTAGGTGCAGACCCACTGCGCGGTGACCGTTCCGACCGGATCGGCCAGCGCTTCTTCCGGCCCGGCGTAGACCTTCTGGATCGTCAGTGCGCTGTAGCGGCGTTCGGCGGTGTTGGTCACGGTCAGCCGGGCCGGTTCGTCAGCGGCGGTGATGGTCACCGGCTCACTGAACTGCGGCGATGTCCAGGACCACGACTGGTCGACCAGGTCGGCCTGGTCCAGGTCGTTCTCGGTCGCCTCGCAGGAGGCTCCCACCGGGACCTCCATCGTGCTCGAACCGACCTCACCCACACCGGCGGTCCAGCCGTCGGTGAAGGTCTGCGCCGCGTCGCCCTCGCCATAGGTACAGACGATCTGCCCGCCGAACTCGGCATCATCACTCACCACACCGGGCGGCACCTCGTCCCCGAGGAGCTTCTGCACCGCGACGGTTCCGTACACCCGCTGGATCGGGTTCTCGACCTCGACCAGACCGTCCTCGGGCGCATCCGCTGCCCCGACGGTGAAGGTCTGCGGGGTGATCACCGGCTGTCCCCAGGCATAGGAGTCGTCCCGCAGCAGGTCCTGCTCCGGTGCAGTCTCGGTGACGGTGCACTCCCAGCCCACGGGCGCGGCGTCGAGCAGCTGTACCGCCTCGGCCCCCGGGGCGAGTTCGACCTGGCCCGACACCGACAGCGTCTCGTCGTCGGGGCTGACACATTCGACCCCGATACCGAACGGCGTGCCTTCGCCGACATAACCCTGCACCTGTCCGGTGAGCTCCTTGCTCACCGTCAGCGGTTCGGTACGCCGCTGGTAGCTGTTGCCCACCGTGACCGGTGCCGGGTCCTCGCCGATGATCGCGTCGACGATCTCGGGTGCATTCCAGCCGTACGACGGATCACCCAGCGACGGCTGGACATCGATGCCGCCGACCTCGTCGGCGGTGCAGTCGGACCCGAACAGGATTCCCTCCTCGGGCACCCCCTGGAGAGTGGCCGGGCCGGAGCCGGTCACGGTCCAGGTGCCGGTGACCGGATCGGTGTCGCGATAGGTACAGGTCCAGCCACCGCTGAAGACACGGCCGTCCTCAACGACCTCTGCCGGGTCGTCCAGTGTCTTGGTGATGGTCAGTGTCCCGTAGGCCCGGACGACCTGGTTGGTCACCGTCAGCACGGCGGCTTCCGGCGCCCCGACGACCGTCACCGGGCCGTCGGCGCTCCACTCATCCCACTGGTAGCTGTCATCGCCGTCGACCGGCGGTTGGATCCGCAGGTCCTCGGAGGTGATCGTGCACTCGGAGTCGCGGAGGATGCCACCGATGGTGGCGCTTCCCGTACCGGTCACCGCCCAGACACCGGTCTGGTCCGGATCCCCGGGATGGGTACAGGTCCAGCTGCCGCTGAACTGGCTGCCCGCGGGCAGGTCGGCAGGATCGGACCCGCTGATCGCCTTGGTGACGGTGAACGCCCCGGTCACCCGGGTGACATCGTTGGTGATCTCCACCGAGGCGACCGTCTCGGCATCGGTGCTCAGCTGGGCCGGGGTCGAGGTCACCTCGCCCGCCGTCGGGGCCAGCACCTGGTACGTCGGTGGCTGCCAGGCCCAGGAGGCATCGTCCAGCAGGTCCTGGGTGGGCGTGGTCTCGGTCACCGCACAGTTCGAGCCGGCCGGCACCTGCACACCTTCGACGCTGCCGTCGGCGGCGAAGGCGGTGACCTCGCCGCCGGCCAGTGGCAGGTCGACGACACCGTTCCAGCTCTGGTCGCCGTTGGCGCAGACCCAGGTGGCACCGATGGTGGCCTCGGGGTCGGCCAGAGCCCGTTCCTCACCGTCGAAGACCTTGCTGACGGTCAGACCGCTGTAGACCCGTTCCGGGGTGTTGGTGACGGTCAGCTGCGAGGTCTGCCCGGCGGCAACGGTGACCGGGTCGCTGACCACCGGATCGGCCCAGGTCCACGACTCGTCGGCCAGCAGGTCGTCCGACGGCGCGGTCTCGGTCGCCTCGCAGGAGGAGCCGACCGGCACCTGGGTCAGTTCGGCACTGACCTGACCGGCCTCGGCGGACCACTCATCGGTGATCTCCTCGGCATGGTCTCCCTCGCCGTAGGTGCAGACGATCTCGCCACCGAAGGTCGCATCGGCGTCGACCACACCTTCGGGCGCGTCAACCAGTTTCTGCACGGCCACCTGTCCGTACACCCGGCGGATCGGGTTGGTCACCTCGACCACCACGTCGTCGGTGTCGGCGACGGTGAACCGGGCGGGCTCGATCTGCGGCAGTTCCCAGGCATAGGACGCGTCGGCCAGCAGCTCCTGGCCGGGTGAGGCCTCGGCCACCGAGCAGTCCCAGCCGACCGGGGCCTGGTCCAGCAGCGTCACCGGGGAGTCGGCACCGGGAGCGACATCGACCCGGCCGACGAGCGTCTGGGTGTCACCGGCCCCGCCGGGGGTGACACAGCGGACGTCGACCTGGAAGGCCTCGCCCTCACCGACGTACCCCGCGGTCTCCCCGGTGATCTCCTTGGTCACCTGCAGGGACGCGGATTCGCGGTGGTAGCGGTTGGTCACCGTGATCGCCGCCGGCGACCCGGCCTCGACGGTGGCATCGTCGGTGATCTGCGGATCGTCCCAGACCCACGACGGATCGGTGGCCGACGGGGGATCATCGATGCCGTCGGTCTCGGTGGCCGTGCAGTCGGAGGTGAGCAGGATCCCCTCGTCGGGTACGCCGTCAAGACTGGCCGTGCCGGCACCGTCGACCGCCCAGGTGCCTTCGACCGGCTCGTCGTCACCATAGGTGCAGCTCCACTCGCCGCCGTAGGTACGGTCGGACTCGACCACGCCGGTCTGGTCCTCGACCAACTTGTTCACGGTCAACCCGCCGTACACGCGCCCGATCGAGTTGGTGACGGTGATCGTCTGCGGATCCTCGCTGGCGGTCACCTCGGGCGCGTCGATGCTCACGCCGTCCCAGGCGAAGGAGGGGTCGGTGAGTCCGTACCCGGCGGCGACCGGAGCCTCGGCCAGGGCACACTCGGCACCCAGCGGCACCCCGTCGAAGCTCACCGGCTCGCCGACCTCGGCCGCGACGGGACCGAACTGGGGGGACGCTCCCCGCGACACACAGGTCAGGGTGAGGTCGAAGGTGCCCTCGTCGAACCCCTCGACAGCACCGTCGAGTTCCTTCACCGCCTCCACGGAGACGGTCTCCTCTGCCAGGACATTGGTGAAGGTGACCTGCTGGCTGGCGTCGTCATCGATCGTGAAGTCGATGCTGTCACCGGTCTGCGGATCGCCGGTGTCGAGTTGGACGGTCGTCTCCTCCGGCTGCCAGACCAGCGGGTCGACCGGATCAGGGAAGTCGCTCTGCTCGGTCAGCGTGCAGTCGCTGCCGGCAGGCAGGTCGGGGCCGCTGACCGATCCGCCGGCCTCCACCTGCAGGGTGCCGTCGGCGGTCGACCCGTCCGGCAGCTCGCAGGTGTAGCTCATGAGGAACGGCGTGTCGGCGAAGTCCGTACCCGGCTGGCCGCCGAGGACGGTCTTGCCGACGCCGAAGGAACCGGTCAACTGGTGAACGCTGTTGGTCACGGTCAGCTCGGCCTCGGACGCGTCACCGGTGACGACGACCGTGCCGCCGAGGTCGGATCCGGCCCAGACGTAGGAGCTGTCGGTGGGAACGGGCTGGCCGTCCACGGTGCCCTCGGTGACCGAACAGCTCGATCCGAGCGGCACCTGATCGGCGTCGCCGGTCAGCTCTGCCGGTCCTGCCCCGGTGACGCTCCAGGTGCCCTCGTTGACGGTGTCGCCCTTGGTGCAGGTCCAGGTCCCGGCGAAGTCGGCGGACGCACCGGCGCCGTCGGGTCCGCCGGTGATCGCCTTGGTGATGTCGAGGCTGCCGTAGACCCGTTCGAGAGTGTTGGTGACGGTCACGCCGACGACCTGATCGGCCTCGTCGACGGTCACGGTCTGCGCTGCCGGGGCGTCACCGAAGACGTAGGACTCGTCGACCAGCAGGGCATCGGCCGGGTCCTCCTCGGTGATGGTGCAGTCGGTGCCGACCGGTACGCGCGGCGTGGTACCGGTGCCGTTCACGCTGAGGGAGAAGGTCTCGGAGTAGTCCTCGTCGGTGCCTTCTGCCGGGGCGTCACATTCGACGGTGATGTCGAAGGTAGCGCCGTGGACCAGACCGGCGCTCAGGTCGCTCGGGTCGAGTTCCTTCGTCACCTGGACGGCGCCGTAGATCGGGGTCGTCGGATTGGTCACCGTGACCGTCGCCGATCCGTTCGCCGGCACCGACACCGCGCCATTCGTCAGGCCGTCATAGGTGGGGGGCCCCCAGATGTGTCCGGCGTCGAGCAGGTCGGCTTCCGGAGCCGCCTCCTCGACCGTGCAGCTGGGGCCGGCCGGAACGGTGACCGTCTCGCTGTCGTCGGGCCCGAGAGTCACCGTGCCCGAGTCGGTTCCACAATTCCATGCGACCTCGAACGGCTCGCCGTCCCCGACGTAACCCTCACCGTCGAGCTGCTTGGCCAGGGTCAACTCGGCAGTGTCCCGGACGAAATAGTTGGTGATCGTGGCCGCGGCGGTGCCGTTGGCGCCGACCGTGACCGTTGGGGGGCTGACGGTGTAGCCATCCCATTCATACGACGCGTCGGCGAAGTCACCCGGGAGTGTCTGCTGGGTCTCGGTGAAACTGCAACTCGCGGTTGCCGGCAGGCCGCTCAGCTGCACCACTGCCTGGTCCGCGGCGACCTCGGTGGTGCCACTGGCGACCTGAGTGCCGCCGACCTGACAGCTGTAGGCGACCGGGAAGGTACGGTCAGCCCCGCCGGTCCAGGCGCTGATCGAGGTGCCCTCACGCGCGACGACCTGCTTGCTCACACCGACGGCGCCCGTGTCCTGCCGGTAGCTGTTGGCGATGCCGACCGTCTGGGTCTGCTGGTCGGCGATCGTCACCGTCCGGTTGGTGTAGGTCGGTGCGTTCCAACTCCAGGAGCTGTCCGCCAGGTTGCCGCTGGGTTGGTTCTCGGTGACCGTGCAGGACACCCCGGCGGGCAGTTGCGGTGAGGTGAAGGTGGTGCCGGTGGAGACGGTGAAATTCACCGGTTGGGCCGTGCCGCACTGGTAGGAGCCGGTGAACGGCGTCTGCGCATTGCCGGTGAAGCCGCCCGGCGGTCCGTCGACGGTCTTGGCGACGGTGAAGGCTCCGGTGGCGTACCTGTTGGTGACCGTACAGGTGACGTTCATACCGTCGGTGAGCGTGATCTGACCGTTGGTCACCGCGACGCCGGAGTTGCACGTCCAGTTGCCCGGGACGTACCCGCTGGTGTTGGTCGCCTCACTCAGGCTGTAGGTGCCCGGGTTGACGGCCCGGCCGGCCACCGCCGCACTCCCGCCGGGACCGCTGACGGTCGAGGGTCCGGCTGCGGTGAGAGTGAAGTCGGCCGGGGTCGCACTGCCGCCGGTGACGTTCTTGACCAGCGTCAGCGTGGCCTTCGGCGTGTAGGTATTGGTGACGGTGCAGGTGATCGGTCCGTCGGCCACGGTGGCCGGCGCCGGGACGTTGTTCAGGGTGAGGCTGGAGCCGGTGACGCTCACCACCCCGGACCCGAGTGGGCTGCCCGTACCGGTGACGCAGGCGATGTTGGACAGCGCCCAACGCGGATCCGACGGCACACCCTCACCGATCGTGACGGTCTCCCCCTGCAGCAAGGGTCGTGCTCCGGTGCTGGCGGTCCTGGTGCCGGTGGTGGGCGGGGTGAGACTGAAGGCGCTGTTCCAGGCCGAACCACTACCCAGGCTGCTGTTCGCACTGAAGTTGAACGCGGTGGACGGGGCCGGACCGGCAACGGTCTTGACCACGTTCAGGGTTCGGATCTGGCTCAGCTGGGCGTAGATGCAACCGGTAGTGGTCGTCCCTTCAGCGGTGACGAAATTGCCGCTGGGCGTGACGTTCCCGGTGGTGGCCGGACAGGTGCCGTTGGCGGCCGCCCCGAAGCCATTGATGACCAGCCGGTACGAGATGCCGTCCCGGGTGATCGTCTGGTTGGAGACCACATTGGTGAAAGCCGTCACGTCCGGACATGCATTCGGATTGTTCGTCGGTGGGGGCTGCGAACAGTTCCCGACGTTCGGGGTCTCGTCCATCGTCCAGGGAAAGCTCAACGTTGGTGAGGTGTCGAAGCCGGACAACTGAATTCGCATGTCGCCGGTGTAGTACTGGTCGGAGGTGTAGATCGGGTTGTTGTAGTGCCGAACCGTTGCCAGCAGGAAGTTCGTGCCGTCCTCCACCGACCCCGGGTTGTTCGGTGTCACGCCGAGAACGCTTTGGCCGGTCGTGGACAGCGTTGTCGAACAGATGTTCGACGAAGGGGTGCCGTGCCCGGTTCTCGCTTCGGTCGGAGAACTGACAAAGGTCGTCTGGGCCGACGTGCCCTGTCGGGGGGCATAGGTGACACAGTTCCCCGTGGTGCCATTGTCCCGGCCTACCTGATTTGCCAACTGGGCCGTCACCCCGATGTTCGGAATGATCGCCGCCTCGGCCTGCTCGGTCGGCGCGGTCGGCGTACCGACGAGCACCAGCCCCGCTGCCAGGACCAAGCTGGTCAGCAGACACAGTGCTGCATGCCACTGGCGGGTACGACGACGCAAAGATGAAACCATGTCCAGCGGCCCCCACCGCCTGTGTCCGCACATCCTCCGGCTGGAGCGAGACCCACGCGTCGGGTGCCGAACGGGCCGATCGTAGAGGGGAAACGCCCCCGAAAACCGGCACCGGACCAGGCCGATATCAATTCGTGACCTTGACTATCGAAATCTCGGCGGCGCTTCGGGGTCGGGCCCCAGTTCGCGTCGACACCAGTACACGTCATGCCAACCGCCGTGTTTCCAGCCGATCCGCTCGAAGGTGCCCACCGGCCGGAATCCCAAGGCGGTGTGCAACCCGACACTGGCCTCGTTGGGCACCGTGATCACGCCGACGGCGGTACGGAACCCGCACTCGGTCAGATCGTCCAGCAACTGCGTGTACAGGGCGCGCCCGGCACCGGTACGCCGCAGGCCCTGACGCAGGTAGACACTCACCTCGCACGCCCAGTCATAGGCGGCCCGGGCCTTGAACGGGCCGGCATAGGCATATCCGATCAGCTCGCCGTCGCGCTCTGCGATCAGCCAGCGGTACGCACCAGCGATCCGTCGCTGCAGTTCGGCCACCGAGGGGACGTCGTACTCGAAGGTGATCACGGTGTCGGTGACATAGGGGGCATAGATCTCCCGGCAGGCCGCCGCATCGGCGGCCTCGGCGACCCGGATGGCAACTGGACTCACCCGGCAAACCCTAGGCCCACCACTCGGTGTCGGGAGAAGGTTCGGTGCGGGCAGTGCCAGGAACCTCCTGTGTCTGGCACGCTGTCGCCATGAGCACCGTGTTGCTGTTGCATTCTGCTCTCGGCCTGCGGCCCGCCGTCGGCGAGTTCGCCGATCGGTTGCGCGGTTTCGGGCACGAGGTGCTCACCCCCGACTACTACGACGGTCTGGTCTTCGACGACACCGCCTCCGGCATCACCTACCGCGACCAGATCGGTGCGTCGACGCTCTTCGCCCGGGTACGCAGCCAGCTCGCCGACCTGCCGCCGGACGCCGCCATGGCCGGGTTCTCCCTCGGCTCGGCCTTCGCCCAGCGGCTCGCCGCCGAACGGCCCGAGGCGTCGGCGGTGATCCTGCTGCATGCCGCCGCCGCCCCGCGCCGCCGGTGGTCGGGCCAGCCCGTCCAGGTGCACCGCTACGCCGAGGACGACTGGATCTCACCCGGTGACGTGGCCGCCCTGGCCGCGGCGGTGACCGCTTCCGGGGCCGGATTCGAGGACCTGGTCGTACCCGGTCACGGCCACCTGTTCACCGATGCCGGGACCGCTGACTACGACGCCGCGGCCACCGAACGCTCGCTGGCCCGGATCGGGGCACTGCTGGAGTCGGTGGAGCCGTCCGGTGCCGAACCAGGAACACGCGCAGAGGGAGGTACCTGATGGGGGCCGAGGTCAACGACGCCAGTTACACCGAGGAGGACCGCGACCGGTTCGCCGAGCGGGTGGAGCGTTCCCTCGATGTCCTGGAGGAGATGCTCGCCTCCCAGGTCTTCGAACACGCCAATCCGCGGGCCGGGATGGAGGTGGAGATCAACCTGGTCGACGAGCAGGGAGCACCGTCGCCGGCCAACACCACGGTCCTGACCGCGATCGACGACTCGGCCTTCGTCTCCGAACTGTGCCAGTTCAACATCGAGCTGAACCTCACCCCGCGGCATCTGGGTCCCGGCGGTCTGCGCACCTTCGAACATGTCGTCCGTTCCTCACTGAACGACGCGGCCGCCCGAGCTGCCCGCCACGACGTGGGCCTGGCCGCGATCGGGGTGCTGCCGACCGCACAGCCCGAGGACGTCACGGTGACGGCGCTGACACCGAATCCGCGTTACGCGCTGCTCGATCAGCACATGCGCGCCCTGCGCGAGGACCCCTTCGACATCGTCATCGACGGTGCCGAACCGCTGCACGTGAGCAGTGAGTCGATCGCCCCGGAGGCTCTGTGCACCTCGATGCAGGTGCACCTGCAGGTGGCGCCGGAGGACTTCGCCGGGTACTGGAACGCCAGCCAGGCGATCGCCGGGATCCAACTCGCGCTGGGCGCGAACTCGCCGTTCGTCTTCGGTCACCGGTGGGTCGCCGAATCCCGGATCCCGCTGTTCACCCAGGCCACCGACACCCGGAACCGGGCCGAACGCCGGGCCGGGGTGACGCCGCGGGTGTTCTTCGGTGACGACTGGATCGGTTCGGTGATGGACCTGTTCCGGGCCAACCAGCGGTACCGGCCGCTGCTGCCCGAACTGACCGAGGAGGACCCGGTCGAGGCCCGGGCGGCCGGGCGTACCGCCTCGCTGAAGGAACTCAACCTGCACAACGGCACCATCTATCGGTGGAACCGGCCGGTCTACGACATCACTCCTCCCGGGCCCCACCTGCGGATCGAGAACCGGGTGCTGCCGGCTGGGCCGACCGCGGTGGACATGATGGCGAACATGGCCTTCTACGCCGGCCTGACCCGGGAACTGGCCGATCGGGCCGCCGATCTGTGGCCCGATGAGCCCTTCGACTGGGCCAGGGCGAACTTCGACGCCGGGGTACGCGACGGGATCAATGCCATCGTCTCCTGGCCCGGGAAGGGGCAACTGCCCGCGCGGGAACTGGTCTCGACGGTACTGTTGCCCCGAGCGGCGGCGGGACTGCAGACCTACGGTGTGGACGCAGAGGACATCTCGCATTATCTGGGCGTGATCCAGGGCCGGTGTGATTCCGGCCAGAACGGTGCGGCATGGCAGACTGCCGAGGTAGCCGCCCGCGAGGACGCTGGCGCCAGCCGTAACGAAGCGCTCAGCAGCATGATGCGTACGTACCTGATGCGAATGCACCGGAATCAGCCCGTCCACACCTGGCCGGTCTATCCGGCAAGTGAGGAGGTAGCGAACTGATGCCGGTGGTAGTGGGATTTTCGACCAAACCTGAGGGGATCGCCGCCCTGAAGGTGGCAGCCGACGAGGCGCGCCTGCGCCAGGCGCGCGTCCTCGTCGTGCCGAACACCGAGGCCGACGATCCCGGCCCGCACATCGACGCCCTGACCGAGGCGGGTGTGGAATGGGAATTGCGACCGGCACCGGTCACCCGGGAGATCGCCGAACACCTGATGGAGATCGCCGATGAGGTCGAGGCGGAGATGATCGTGATCGGCCTGCGTCGCCGCTCCCCCACCGGCAAGCTGCTGTTGGGCATGAACGCCCAACGGGTGCTGCTGGACGCAGGGCCGCCCGTCCTGGCCGTGAAGGCCGACTGAGCGCAGCCTGCCCGCCGAATCCTGCGTTCGCAGGTCCGGCGCCGGCGGTGCCGACCGAGCACGGATACCAAGCACAGATCACGGTGCGGGGCAAGCTTCTGAGGTCTCGATCTGCTCCACCCGTTTGGGTCTGTTGTCCGAGCGTGCCAGAATGTTGTGAGAAGCACCATTGACTTCCGGCTGGTGGTGCGCGCCCAAAATCCGAACCGCCGATCATCAAGAGGTTCTTTAGTGACATCCTCCCCGAGCGACAAGCAGCCCACCAGCGACGCTGTATCGGCCCCGGTGGCCGCCGCAGCGTCGGCCAAGGCCGCGAAGGTCTCCGTGGCGGCCGAGAAGCCACCGGCGAAGAAGACTTCGGCCCGGAAGACGACGGCGAAGAAGGCTCCGGCCAAGAAGGCGGCGGCGAAGAAGGCCCCGGCCAAGAAGGCGACGGCGAAGAACGGCGCCACCACCACCAAGAGCGATCTGGTCGACAAGATCGGTACCGGGGATGTGGATGTCTCCATCGACGGGGACGAGGTCGTGCTGCGGGTCGGCAAGAAGCCGGATCTGGATGATGTCGACGAGGCCGCCTTCGACCAGAAGAAGGAGGCCGAGGACGAGAAGCAGCTCACCGAGGACCAGGGCTTCAGCCTCTCCGACGCCGACGATGCCGACGAGCCCGAACAGCAGGTGATGGTCGCCGGGGCGACCGCCGACCCGGTGAAGGACTACCTGAAGCAGATCGGCAAGGTCGCACTGCTGAACGCCGAGCAGGAGGTCGAGCTCGCCAAGCGGATCGAGGCTGGCCTGTTCGCCGACGAACGCCTGGTCGCCACCGACACCAAGGTCAAACCCTCCGAGCTGGACGACTACAGCTGGATCGCCGACGACGGCAAGCGGGCCAAGAACCACCTGCTGGAGGCGAACCTCCGACTCGTGGTCTCCCTGGCCAAGCGCTACACCGGCCGCGGCATGTTGTTCCTGGACCTGATCCAGGAGGGCAACCTGGGCCTGATCCGGGCGGTCGAGAAGTTCGACTACACCA comes from Naumannella halotolerans and encodes:
- a CDS encoding DUF5979 domain-containing protein → MVSSLRRRTRQWHAALCLLTSLVLAAGLVLVGTPTAPTEQAEAAIIPNIGVTAQLANQVGRDNGTTGNCVTYAPRQGTSAQTTFVSSPTEARTGHGTPSSNICSTTLSTTGQSVLGVTPNNPGSVEDGTNFLLATVRHYNNPIYTSDQYYTGDMRIQLSGFDTSPTLSFPWTMDETPNVGNCSQPPPTNNPNACPDVTAFTNVVSNQTITRDGISYRLVINGFGAAANGTCPATTGNVTPSGNFVTAEGTTTTGCIYAQLSQIRTLNVVKTVAGPAPSTAFNFSANSSLGSGSAWNSAFSLTPPTTGTRTASTGARPLLQGETVTIGEGVPSDPRWALSNIACVTGTGSPLGSGVVSVTGSSLTLNNVPAPATVADGPITCTVTNTYTPKATLTLVKNVTGGSATPADFTLTAAGPSTVSGPGGSAAVAGRAVNPGTYSLSEATNTSGYVPGNWTCNSGVAVTNGQITLTDGMNVTCTVTNRYATGAFTVAKTVDGPPGGFTGNAQTPFTGSYQCGTAQPVNFTVSTGTTFTSPQLPAGVSCTVTENQPSGNLADSSWSWNAPTYTNRTVTIADQQTQTVGIANSYRQDTGAVGVSKQVVAREGTSISAWTGGADRTFPVAYSCQVGGTQVASGTTEVAADQAVVQLSGLPATASCSFTETQQTLPGDFADASYEWDGYTVSPPTVTVGANGTAAATITNYFVRDTAELTLAKQLDGEGYVGDGEPFEVAWNCGTDSGTVTLGPDDSETVTVPAGPSCTVEEAAPEADLLDAGHIWGPPTYDGLTNGAVSVPANGSATVTVTNPTTPIYGAVQVTKELDPSDLSAGLVHGATFDITVECDAPAEGTDEDYSETFSLSVNGTGTTPRVPVGTDCTITEEDPADALLVDESYVFGDAPAAQTVTVDEADQVVGVTVTNTLERVYGSLDITKAITGGPDGAGASADFAGTWTCTKGDTVNEGTWSVTGAGPAELTGDADQVPLGSSCSVTEGTVDGQPVPTDSSYVWAGSDLGGTVVVTGDASEAELTVTNSVHQLTGSFGVGKTVLGGQPGTDFADTPFLMSYTCELPDGSTADGTLQVEAGGSVSGPDLPAGSDCTLTEQSDFPDPVDPLVWQPEETTVQLDTGDPQTGDSIDFTIDDDASQQVTFTNVLAEETVSVEAVKELDGAVEGFDEGTFDLTLTCVSRGASPQFGPVAAEVGEPVSFDGVPLGAECALAEAPVAAGYGLTDPSFAWDGVSIDAPEVTASEDPQTITVTNSIGRVYGGLTVNKLVEDQTGVVESDRTYGGEWSCTYGDDEPVEGTWAVDGAGTASLDGVPDEGILLTSDCTATETDGIDDPPSATDPSWVWDDPQITDDATVEAGSPAAITVTNRYHRESASLQVTKEITGETAGYVGEGEAFQVDVRCVTPGGAGDTQTLVGRVDVAPGADSPVTLLDQAPVGWDCSVAEASPGQELLADASYAWELPQIEPARFTVADTDDVVVEVTNPIRRVYGQVAVQKLVDAPEGVVDADATFGGEIVCTYGEGDHAEEITDEWSAEAGQVSAELTQVPVGSSCEATETAPSDDLLADESWTWADPVVSDPVTVAAGQTSQLTVTNTPERVYSGLTVSKVFDGEERALADPEATIGATWVCANGDQSWNGVVDLPLAGGEVTAFAADGSVEGVQVPAGSNCAVTETTPTQDLLDDASWAWQPPTYQVLAPTAGEVTSTPAQLSTDAETVASVEITNDVTRVTGAFTVTKAISGSDPADLPAGSQFSGSWTCTHPGDPDQTGVWAVTGTGSATIGGILRDSECTITSEDLRIQPPVDGDDSYQWDEWSADGPVTVVGAPEAAVLTVTNQVVRAYGTLTITKTLDDPAEVVEDGRVFSGGWTCTYRDTDPVTGTWTVTGSGPATLQGVPEEGILFGSDCTADEVGGIDVQPSLGDPSYGWNAPEIVDAIIGEDPAPVTVGNSYQRRTEPLTVSKELTGQVQGYVGEGTPFGIGVECVSPDDETLSVSGQVELAPGAEAVQLLDAAPVGWECTVTETAPEQDLLRDDSYAWGQPVITPQTFTVGAADAPEDGLVEVENPIQRVYGTVAVQKLLGDEVPPGVVSDDAEFGGQIVCTYGEGDAAQTFTDGWTAGVGEVGSSTMEVPVGASCEATENDLDQADLVDQSWSWTSPQFSEPVTITAADEPARLTVTNTAERRYSALTIQKVYAGPEEALADPVGTVTAQWVCTYGEETYRGEVDLAADGGEATAFAADGSVEGIEVPAGADCTVSESAPAEELLVDGSWSWLAPQYRVLAPSEGPIGTEPAEVVTSRDAVASVEVTNEVQRLTGELQITKAITGADPADLPADSTFSGTYRCELAGNEPQTGTWTVSGTGSTTVDGLPAGAECEITGEDTPAQPPVDDNPSFGWGQWTADGPVTVVDDAVVTLTVTNPVDRIRFPISFSKQVTGATELLPGGSEFTVQYSCAVPDGGVTNGNVTLVDGGSTPSVDLTPGSSCTVTEIAPNEVPGGQWGAPVFTVDGGTGAEQQNRTVEFDLPSAADWVPVEVRVENPLSAAPSPTPTPTGTPTPTESPTTSPTGTPTQSPTETPTQSPTGTPTQSPTGTPTQSPTGTPTQSPTGTPTQSPTGTPTQSPTGTPTQSPTGTPTQSPTGTPTQSPTGTPTQSPTGTPTQSPTGTPTQSPTGTPTQSPTETPTQSPTGTPTQSPTGTPTQTPTGSTSPSPTEVPTESGPPSTSSEPTWSPSATETTPPGEGGGDGDTGPLAGTGSTLGIGVLAVTVISLLGGLALLRRRD
- a CDS encoding dienelactone hydrolase family protein → MSTVLLLHSALGLRPAVGEFADRLRGFGHEVLTPDYYDGLVFDDTASGITYRDQIGASTLFARVRSQLADLPPDAAMAGFSLGSAFAQRLAAERPEASAVILLHAAAAPRRRWSGQPVQVHRYAEDDWISPGDVAALAAAVTASGAGFEDLVVPGHGHLFTDAGTADYDAAATERSLARIGALLESVEPSGAEPGTRAEGGT
- a CDS encoding GNAT family N-acetyltransferase; the encoded protein is MSPVAIRVAEAADAAACREIYAPYVTDTVITFEYDVPSVAELQRRIAGAYRWLIAERDGELIGYAYAGPFKARAAYDWACEVSVYLRQGLRRTGAGRALYTQLLDDLTECGFRTAVGVITVPNEASVGLHTALGFRPVGTFERIGWKHGGWHDVYWCRRELGPDPEAPPRFR